One Leifsonia shinshuensis DNA window includes the following coding sequences:
- a CDS encoding flavodoxin family protein encodes MTDPVASTRPLTALALVCTLKPSPGESSSQLLARQLLDQLALHDVTGTAVRLADYDIRPGVSVDEGDGDQWPHVREQVLASDILVLVTPTWMGHPSSIAQRALERLDAELSETDENGRPLVEGKVAIIGVVGNEDGAHSIVADVGQALGDVGFSLPSQGSTYWNGEAMQTVDYKDLAETPEAVAGATAAAARNAAHLARLLAERPYPAE; translated from the coding sequence ATGACCGATCCTGTCGCCTCCACCCGTCCGTTGACCGCGCTCGCGCTGGTCTGCACGCTGAAGCCGTCGCCGGGCGAGTCGAGCAGTCAGCTCCTCGCGCGGCAGCTCCTCGACCAGCTCGCGCTGCACGATGTGACCGGCACGGCCGTGCGCCTGGCGGACTACGACATCCGGCCGGGGGTGAGCGTGGACGAGGGGGACGGCGACCAGTGGCCGCACGTGCGCGAGCAGGTGCTCGCCTCCGACATCCTCGTGCTCGTCACGCCGACCTGGATGGGGCACCCGTCCTCGATCGCCCAGCGCGCGCTCGAACGGCTGGACGCCGAGCTGTCGGAGACGGACGAGAACGGGCGGCCGCTCGTGGAGGGCAAGGTCGCGATCATCGGCGTGGTCGGCAACGAGGACGGCGCGCACTCCATCGTCGCCGATGTCGGCCAGGCGCTCGGGGACGTCGGTTTCAGCCTCCCGTCGCAGGGGTCGACCTACTGGAACGGCGAGGCGATGCAGACGGTCGACTACAAGGATCTCGCAGAGACGCCGGAGGCCGTCGCCGGCGCCACGGCCGCCGCGGCCCGCAATGCCGCGCACCTGGCCCGACTGCTGGCGGAGCGCCCCTACCCCGCGGAGTGA
- a CDS encoding putative protein N(5)-glutamine methyltransferase, with product MSAPVDPDRSEDVVRRLRAAGCVFAEEEAALLLEAAASPAELETLVARRVAGEPLEPLLGFAEFGGLRIHVDAGVFVPRRRTEVLAREAAALTRPGDAVLDLCCGAGAIGAVVAARVPGAVVYAADVEPAAVRAARVNLDPARVFEGDLFAPLPAELKGALAVIAVNAPYVPTDAIGMMPPEARLYEPAVALDGGADGLDLHRRIAAEAPEWLAPGGSVVIETSDEQAARTAGLFQAAGLAARVVSDDDLDGTVVIASRRPPAR from the coding sequence GTGAGCGCGCCCGTCGACCCCGACCGCAGCGAGGATGTCGTCCGCCGGCTGCGCGCCGCGGGCTGCGTCTTCGCCGAGGAGGAGGCCGCGCTGCTGCTCGAGGCCGCCGCGTCGCCCGCCGAGCTGGAGACCTTGGTCGCCCGTCGCGTGGCGGGTGAGCCCCTGGAGCCGCTGCTGGGCTTCGCCGAGTTCGGCGGCCTGCGCATCCACGTGGATGCGGGTGTCTTCGTCCCCCGCCGCCGCACAGAGGTGCTCGCCCGCGAGGCGGCGGCGCTGACCCGTCCGGGCGACGCCGTGCTCGACCTCTGCTGCGGCGCCGGCGCGATCGGCGCCGTCGTCGCCGCGCGCGTGCCCGGCGCGGTCGTCTACGCGGCCGACGTGGAGCCGGCCGCCGTGCGTGCCGCCCGCGTGAACCTCGACCCTGCCCGCGTGTTCGAGGGCGACCTGTTCGCCCCGCTGCCCGCCGAGCTGAAGGGGGCGCTCGCCGTGATCGCGGTGAACGCGCCGTACGTGCCGACCGACGCCATCGGGATGATGCCGCCGGAGGCGCGCCTGTACGAACCCGCCGTGGCGCTGGACGGTGGAGCGGACGGCCTCGACCTCCACCGCAGGATCGCCGCCGAGGCGCCGGAGTGGCTGGCGCCGGGCGGTTCGGTCGTCATCGAGACCAGCGACGAGCAGGCCGCGCGCACGGCGGGTCTGTTCCAGGCGGCGGGGCTCGCGGCGCGCGTCGTGTCCGACGACGACCTCGACGGGACGGTCGTGATCGCGTCCCGGAGGCCTCCCGCGCGGTAG
- a CDS encoding tryptophan-rich sensory protein — translation MTSLTRRLPLGVAHPTVSDRIRQSGVIVATVVALAGAVYGSGLVGGQPIPRVAGGALGPDATLLAPAGPAFAIWSVIYLGLAGYAIWQVLPSQAARRRQRAAGYWILASLLLNAAWILAVQAGLLTLSVPVIVLLLAVLAVAFVRLRHEPGGTTADAVLLDGTVGLYLGWVMVATAADAAAWLQTAGFTGFGAPPEVWAMAVLAALAAVACALAVWDRGRLTPALASAWGLVWIAVSRVTGGLPSAVVAVTALAAGILVIMVAVAVRVARGGAVRRS, via the coding sequence ATGACCAGCCTGACCCGAAGGCTGCCGCTCGGAGTCGCGCACCCGACCGTCTCCGACCGTATCCGGCAGAGCGGAGTGATCGTCGCGACCGTCGTCGCGCTGGCCGGCGCGGTCTACGGCTCCGGTCTTGTGGGAGGCCAGCCCATCCCGCGCGTGGCGGGCGGCGCTCTCGGACCCGACGCCACGCTGCTCGCGCCGGCGGGACCGGCGTTCGCGATCTGGTCCGTGATCTACCTAGGGCTGGCGGGCTACGCGATCTGGCAGGTGCTGCCTTCGCAGGCCGCGCGCCGGCGTCAGCGCGCCGCCGGCTACTGGATCCTCGCGTCGCTCCTGCTCAACGCCGCCTGGATCCTCGCGGTGCAGGCCGGGCTGCTGACGCTGAGCGTCCCGGTGATCGTCCTCCTGCTCGCCGTGCTCGCGGTGGCGTTCGTCCGGCTGCGGCACGAGCCGGGCGGCACGACGGCCGACGCCGTCCTCCTGGACGGGACGGTCGGGCTCTACCTCGGCTGGGTGATGGTCGCGACGGCGGCGGATGCCGCGGCCTGGCTGCAGACCGCGGGCTTCACCGGGTTCGGGGCGCCCCCCGAGGTCTGGGCCATGGCCGTCCTCGCCGCGCTCGCGGCGGTGGCCTGCGCGCTGGCGGTGTGGGACCGCGGCCGGCTGACGCCTGCACTCGCCTCGGCGTGGGGGCTGGTGTGGATCGCGGTGTCGCGCGTGACGGGAGGCCTCCCGAGCGCTGTGGTGGCGGTGACGGCGCTCGCTGCCGGGATACTGGTCATCATGGTCGCGGTGGCGGTGCGGGTGGCGCGCGGCGGAGCGGTGCGGCGCAGCTAG
- a CDS encoding VanZ family protein has product MPADPRPRLRALLGLIAYGAFVAAVGLWPTPVDRPFDPLLSRVLRTVGRTGVRPLDAYNALEFTANVAFFVLPAVLLVLIVGRGRWWLAPLTGLLCSVGIELAQHFFLPGRLGTVNDVIANTMGALIGAGIGVQALRRRRRRHRADSRVPRSS; this is encoded by the coding sequence ATGCCCGCCGACCCCCGACCCCGTCTCCGGGCGCTGCTGGGGCTCATCGCGTACGGGGCGTTCGTGGCCGCGGTCGGGCTGTGGCCGACGCCCGTGGACCGGCCGTTCGACCCGCTGCTGTCCCGTGTCCTCCGCACCGTGGGCCGCACCGGAGTCCGGCCGCTCGACGCGTACAACGCGCTCGAGTTCACGGCCAACGTGGCGTTCTTCGTGCTGCCGGCCGTCCTCCTCGTGCTGATCGTCGGCCGCGGCCGCTGGTGGCTGGCGCCGCTCACCGGACTGCTGTGCAGCGTCGGCATCGAACTCGCCCAGCACTTCTTCCTGCCAGGCAGGCTGGGCACCGTGAACGATGTGATCGCCAACACCATGGGAGCGCTGATCGGCGCCGGGATCGGCGTGCAGGCGCTCCGTCGGCGTCGCCGCCGGCACCGCGCCGATTCACGCGTTCCGCGAAGTTCTTGA
- a CDS encoding AEC family transporter, with the protein MAGVLTGFGIIAFVILVGYLAGRFRVGGPTAPYVLNRIAFFVTNPALLFVTLAHADLKVVFSTQLVVAAVAALAAAGLFLVLSRLFFRRPAAETTIGTLGSGYVNGNNIGLPVAVYVLGSASYVAPVLLLQLIVFAPIALTVLDITSRGTVSVRSILTQPVRNPMIIASLLGILVDVLHIPIPVAVYQPFELIGGAAVPLVLMAFGMSLHGSRPLQAGHGRAEIAAAVAIKSVAMPLIAFAVARFAFGLEGHALFAAVALAALPTAQNVYNFAARYERGMPVARDIVLLTTLFAVPVLLVIAALLA; encoded by the coding sequence ATGGCTGGAGTGCTGACCGGGTTCGGGATCATCGCCTTCGTCATCCTGGTCGGCTACCTCGCCGGGCGGTTCCGGGTCGGCGGGCCCACCGCGCCGTACGTGCTCAACCGGATCGCGTTCTTCGTCACCAACCCGGCTCTGCTGTTCGTGACGCTCGCGCACGCCGACCTGAAGGTGGTGTTCTCCACCCAGCTCGTGGTCGCGGCCGTCGCCGCTCTCGCCGCAGCGGGACTCTTCCTGGTGCTGTCGCGGCTGTTCTTCCGACGGCCGGCGGCGGAGACGACGATCGGCACGCTCGGCTCCGGCTACGTCAACGGGAACAACATCGGCCTCCCCGTCGCGGTCTATGTGCTGGGTAGCGCGTCGTACGTGGCGCCGGTCCTGCTGCTCCAGCTCATCGTGTTCGCGCCGATCGCGCTGACCGTGCTGGACATCACGAGCCGAGGGACGGTGTCGGTGCGGTCCATCCTGACGCAGCCGGTGCGCAACCCGATGATCATCGCCTCCCTGCTCGGCATCCTGGTCGACGTGCTCCACATCCCGATCCCGGTCGCGGTCTACCAGCCGTTCGAGCTGATCGGCGGCGCCGCGGTTCCGCTCGTGCTCATGGCGTTCGGGATGTCGCTGCACGGGTCGAGGCCGCTTCAGGCGGGGCACGGGCGCGCGGAGATCGCAGCGGCGGTCGCCATCAAGTCGGTCGCGATGCCGCTGATCGCGTTCGCGGTGGCTCGGTTCGCCTTCGGTCTGGAGGGCCACGCGCTGTTCGCGGCGGTCGCGCTCGCCGCCCTCCCGACCGCGCAGAACGTCTACAACTTCGCCGCCCGCTACGAGCGCGGGATGCCTGTGGCGCGCGACATCGTGCTGTTGACGACCCTCTTCGCGGTGCCGGTGCTGCTGGTCATCGCGGCGCTGCTGGCCTGA
- a CDS encoding tetratricopeptide repeat protein encodes MPATSPDLLDRLAALFAARDREDMAPTIDAFLAVLAEHPDDPHVLYEVGGSYDTAGEEETAAGYYERALDAGLDGDTLRKCLLQYGSTLRNLDRFDESLAVLDRAREAFPESESVRVWHALSLHAAGRSDGAVAELMELAADRIRTPDLLRYEAGLRGNAEYLRELDAAR; translated from the coding sequence ATGCCCGCCACCTCCCCCGACCTCCTCGACCGACTCGCCGCGCTGTTCGCGGCCCGCGACCGGGAGGACATGGCGCCGACCATCGACGCCTTCCTCGCGGTGCTCGCCGAGCATCCCGACGACCCGCACGTGCTCTACGAGGTGGGCGGCTCCTACGACACCGCGGGCGAGGAGGAGACGGCGGCCGGCTACTACGAGCGCGCGCTCGACGCCGGGCTGGACGGCGACACCCTCCGCAAGTGCCTGCTCCAGTACGGCAGCACGCTGCGCAACCTGGACCGCTTCGACGAGTCGCTGGCCGTGCTCGACCGGGCGCGGGAGGCATTCCCCGAGTCCGAGTCGGTGCGGGTCTGGCACGCGCTCTCCCTGCACGCCGCCGGCCGCAGCGACGGCGCGGTCGCCGAACTCATGGAGCTCGCCGCCGACCGCATCCGCACGCCCGACCTGTTGCGCTACGAGGCCGGTCTGCGCGGCAACGCCGAATACCTCCGCGAGCTCGACGCCGCCCGCTGA
- a CDS encoding TOPRIM nucleotidyl transferase/hydrolase domain-containing protein — translation MTEPLPDGAGESGSAVARFEHAAAMWSERAGAVPVPVPPEVAGALLVEGASDRAACREASRLLGVDPAAAGVAILPMGGAMSVRRFVGLLRPAHLRLHGLCDAGEAGFFERAGLDAGSVSVCRPDLEGELLRALGADRTEAVLAREGDLGLFRTFQRQPAQRERPVLAQLHRFLGTTSGRKEQYGRVLTEELTPSELPAPLREAVESAVRP, via the coding sequence GTGACGGAACCCCTGCCCGACGGCGCCGGCGAGAGCGGCAGCGCGGTTGCGCGCTTCGAGCACGCCGCGGCGATGTGGTCCGAGCGGGCCGGCGCCGTTCCCGTCCCCGTTCCGCCGGAGGTCGCCGGCGCGCTGCTCGTGGAGGGCGCGAGCGACCGGGCGGCGTGCCGCGAGGCCTCCCGGCTGCTCGGGGTCGACCCCGCCGCCGCGGGAGTGGCGATCCTGCCGATGGGCGGCGCGATGAGCGTGCGCCGGTTCGTCGGCCTCCTGCGCCCGGCGCACCTGCGGCTGCACGGACTGTGCGACGCAGGCGAGGCGGGCTTCTTCGAGAGGGCGGGACTGGACGCGGGGTCCGTGTCGGTGTGTCGCCCTGATCTGGAGGGCGAGCTGCTGCGGGCGCTCGGCGCCGACCGGACGGAGGCCGTGCTCGCGCGGGAGGGCGACCTGGGCCTGTTCCGCACGTTCCAGCGCCAGCCTGCACAGCGCGAGCGACCGGTGCTCGCCCAGCTGCACCGGTTCCTGGGCACGACCTCCGGCCGCAAGGAACAGTACGGGCGCGTCCTCACGGAGGAGCTGACACCCTCCGAGTTGCCCGCTCCGCTGCGGGAGGCCGTCGAGAGCGCAGTCCGCCCCTAG
- a CDS encoding TetR family transcriptional regulator yields MTMTAAARTAVEGFRQETRLEAHTSHGPGYIVHALGRDFHVSDEMARIFLHQVERVAESDTSALVILRHAHGVELLMITDASSFSIRPMTPADRSAAQPAYPRMRG; encoded by the coding sequence ATGACGATGACGGCAGCGGCGAGGACGGCGGTCGAGGGGTTCCGGCAGGAGACCCGCCTCGAGGCGCACACGTCTCACGGCCCTGGCTACATCGTGCACGCGCTCGGCCGCGACTTCCACGTCAGCGACGAGATGGCGCGCATCTTCCTGCACCAGGTGGAGCGGGTCGCGGAGTCCGACACCTCGGCGCTGGTGATCCTCCGGCACGCGCACGGCGTCGAGCTGCTGATGATCACGGACGCCTCGTCGTTCTCGATCCGCCCGATGACGCCCGCCGACCGGAGCGCGGCGCAGCCGGCCTATCCTCGGATGCGTGGATGA
- a CDS encoding aldo/keto reductase, with protein MKTLSLPNIAVPASNIILGLMRISPLTDEQIRTLVGTARDAGITVFDHADIYGDERHGCETRFGSAGAIPAAERDQVVIQSKVGIRPGYFDFSREHILTTVDESLAALRTDYLDLLLLHRPDTLVEPEEVAAAFDELEAAGKVRAFGVSNHTPGQIELLRRFVKQPLKVNQVQLSITHSPIIAQGVAANMAGLDQSIVRDVGILDYSRLNDITLQAWSPFQKGFFDGVFLGDREEFAELNDALDELAAKYGVTPTGIATAWITRHPANMQVVLGTTNPGRVQEAAAGSDLPLTREEWYRLFRLAGHILP; from the coding sequence ATGAAAACGCTCAGTCTGCCGAACATCGCTGTGCCCGCTTCCAACATCATCCTCGGCCTGATGCGGATCAGCCCTCTGACCGACGAGCAGATCCGCACGCTCGTCGGCACCGCCCGGGACGCCGGCATCACGGTGTTCGACCACGCCGACATCTACGGCGACGAGCGCCACGGCTGCGAGACCCGCTTCGGCTCGGCCGGCGCCATCCCGGCCGCGGAGCGCGACCAGGTCGTCATCCAGTCGAAGGTCGGCATCCGCCCGGGGTACTTCGACTTCTCGCGCGAGCACATCCTCACCACGGTGGACGAGTCGCTCGCCGCGCTGCGCACCGACTACCTCGATCTCCTGCTGCTGCACCGCCCCGACACCCTGGTCGAGCCGGAGGAGGTCGCGGCGGCGTTCGACGAGCTGGAGGCCGCGGGCAAGGTGCGCGCGTTCGGCGTCTCGAACCACACGCCGGGCCAGATCGAGCTGCTGCGCCGTTTCGTGAAGCAGCCGCTGAAGGTGAATCAGGTGCAGCTCAGCATCACCCACTCGCCGATCATCGCGCAGGGCGTCGCGGCCAACATGGCCGGGCTGGACCAGTCGATCGTCCGCGATGTCGGCATCCTCGACTACTCGCGCCTGAACGACATCACGCTGCAGGCGTGGTCGCCGTTCCAGAAGGGCTTCTTCGACGGCGTCTTCCTGGGCGACCGCGAGGAGTTCGCGGAGCTGAACGACGCCCTGGACGAGCTCGCCGCGAAGTACGGCGTCACGCCGACCGGCATCGCGACCGCCTGGATCACGCGGCACCCCGCGAACATGCAGGTCGTCCTCGGGACGACCAACCCCGGCCGGGTGCAGGAGGCCGCGGCCGGCTCCGACCTGCCGCTGACCCGCGAGGAGTGGTACCGGCTGTTCCGTCTGGCTGGGCACATCCTGCCGTGA
- a CDS encoding GDSL-type esterase/lipase family protein, with amino-acid sequence MEDVRLGASRRLAARLRLLRVGGVRHSLVRPTDSPQAFVAGRQSLRVLLAGSGPVTGWGVGSHDLALPGALARALAATTGRGVVVDVAAHPSAGVRRVAGMVHAAGAGRYDLVILSATVADTVRMVEPRRWGAHVAALLREVRGSGAGPVVWLGAQPIRSLPPYDDGFRDFVQAHAERLNRAAQEACAETGATFLPLPASPKPEGGRHRSPADYLFWARCISDALAPELLGHPVDSVRHSTAAEDRVAAIARLRLAEHKQDGRLAGLVGTARRTLGAEIAMFTVLDDRAEWPLAAVGASPAEIPIEQSACLHTIEAPDGMVVPDAERDDRFASSALVTGPAHLRFYAGYPVEAPDGTRIGAMCVFGRSARQPAESDDDLDVLRELALLAQRELWRFEPAS; translated from the coding sequence GTGGAAGACGTCCGGCTCGGCGCCTCGCGACGGCTCGCCGCGAGGCTGAGACTGTTGCGCGTCGGCGGCGTGCGGCATTCGCTGGTGCGGCCGACGGACTCCCCGCAGGCGTTCGTCGCCGGACGACAGAGCCTCCGGGTGCTGCTGGCGGGCTCCGGGCCCGTGACCGGCTGGGGCGTCGGCAGCCACGACCTCGCGCTGCCCGGCGCGCTCGCACGGGCGCTCGCGGCCACCACCGGACGCGGCGTCGTGGTCGACGTCGCCGCGCATCCGTCGGCGGGCGTGCGCCGGGTCGCCGGGATGGTGCACGCCGCGGGAGCGGGCCGGTACGACCTCGTCATCCTCAGCGCGACCGTCGCGGACACGGTCCGGATGGTCGAGCCGCGACGGTGGGGCGCGCACGTCGCTGCGCTGCTACGGGAGGTGCGCGGCAGCGGCGCGGGGCCGGTCGTCTGGCTGGGCGCTCAGCCGATCCGCTCGCTGCCGCCCTACGACGACGGGTTCCGCGACTTCGTGCAGGCGCACGCGGAGCGGCTGAACCGTGCCGCGCAGGAGGCCTGTGCCGAGACGGGCGCGACGTTCCTCCCGCTGCCGGCGTCGCCGAAGCCCGAGGGTGGCCGCCATCGGAGCCCCGCCGACTACCTGTTCTGGGCGCGCTGCATCTCCGACGCGCTCGCGCCGGAGCTCCTCGGCCACCCGGTCGACTCCGTTCGCCACAGCACCGCCGCGGAGGACCGTGTCGCGGCGATCGCCCGGCTCCGGCTCGCCGAGCACAAGCAGGACGGGCGGCTGGCGGGTCTGGTCGGCACCGCCCGCCGCACGCTCGGCGCCGAGATCGCGATGTTCACCGTGCTGGACGACCGCGCCGAGTGGCCCCTCGCGGCGGTCGGCGCCTCGCCCGCCGAGATCCCGATCGAGCAGTCCGCGTGCCTGCACACCATCGAGGCGCCGGACGGGATGGTGGTGCCCGACGCCGAGCGCGACGACCGGTTCGCGTCCAGCGCGCTGGTCACCGGGCCGGCCCACCTCCGCTTCTACGCCGGGTACCCGGTGGAGGCTCCCGACGGCACCCGGATCGGCGCGATGTGCGTGTTCGGGCGAAGCGCCCGGCAGCCGGCCGAGTCGGACGACGACCTCGACGTGCTCCGGGAGCTCGCCCTCCTCGCGCAGCGCGAGCTGTGGCGGTTCGAACCCGCGTCCTGA
- a CDS encoding 5'-3' exonuclease: protein MTGRTMLLDSASLYFRGFYGVPDTVRAPDGTPVNAIRGFLDIIARLVTDYGPESLVACWDDDWRPRWRVDLIPSYKAHRVAEEVPGGVDVEEVPTELVVQVPVIREVLGALGIAIVGAAAHEADDVIGTLATVTPGPVDVVTGDRDLFQLVDDDRDVRVIYTARGMSNLEVLTDAALVAKYGIHASQYADFAVMRGDSSDGLPGVAGVGEKTATALLTEYGDLSGIEAAAADPASAMKPALRTRFGAAVDYLAVAPTVVEVVRDLPLGEIDARLRAPSDEQRATLDALGERWALGGSLDRCLAALTNAAG from the coding sequence GTGACCGGGCGAACGATGCTCCTCGACAGCGCTTCCCTCTACTTCCGCGGGTTCTACGGCGTCCCCGACACGGTGCGCGCGCCGGACGGGACCCCGGTGAACGCGATCCGCGGCTTCCTCGACATCATCGCGAGGCTCGTGACCGACTACGGTCCCGAATCGCTGGTGGCCTGCTGGGACGACGACTGGAGGCCGCGCTGGCGGGTCGACCTCATCCCGAGCTACAAGGCGCACCGCGTGGCCGAGGAGGTCCCGGGCGGCGTCGACGTGGAGGAGGTGCCCACCGAGCTGGTCGTACAGGTGCCGGTCATCCGCGAGGTGCTCGGCGCCCTCGGTATCGCGATCGTCGGCGCGGCAGCGCACGAGGCGGACGACGTGATCGGCACGCTCGCCACCGTCACCCCGGGGCCGGTGGATGTCGTGACCGGCGACCGCGACCTGTTCCAGCTCGTGGACGACGACCGCGACGTGCGCGTGATCTACACCGCGCGCGGCATGAGCAACCTCGAAGTGCTGACGGACGCCGCCCTCGTCGCCAAATACGGCATCCACGCGAGCCAGTACGCGGACTTCGCGGTGATGCGCGGCGACTCCTCCGACGGCCTGCCCGGCGTCGCGGGGGTCGGCGAGAAGACGGCGACGGCGCTGCTCACCGAGTACGGCGACCTGAGTGGGATCGAGGCGGCCGCCGCCGACCCCGCGTCCGCGATGAAGCCCGCGCTGCGGACCCGGTTCGGCGCGGCGGTCGACTATCTCGCGGTGGCGCCGACCGTGGTGGAGGTCGTGCGCGACCTCCCGCTCGGCGAGATCGACGCCCGGCTGCGGGCGCCGAGCGACGAGCAGCGCGCGACGCTGGACGCCCTCGGCGAGCGCTGGGCGCTCGGCGGGTCGCTCGACCGCTGCCTCGCCGCGCTGACGAACGCCGCCGGCTGA
- a CDS encoding SRPBCC family protein: MAGTIVVERTDTIQTTPEALLPYIAELPRWVDWSPWEGMDPALKREYTGEPGAVGSTYEWSGNRKAGAGTMRIESVEPDGVGIALHFTRPFRSSSHVRFLLTPEGDRTRVIWRMESTKTFFSRFFNLDKLIGPDFEKGLRQLRQLVEG, translated from the coding sequence ATGGCCGGAACGATCGTCGTGGAACGCACCGACACCATCCAGACCACGCCAGAGGCGCTGCTGCCCTACATCGCGGAGCTCCCGCGCTGGGTGGACTGGTCGCCGTGGGAGGGCATGGACCCCGCGCTGAAGCGCGAGTACACGGGCGAGCCCGGCGCGGTCGGCTCCACCTACGAGTGGAGCGGCAACCGCAAGGCCGGCGCGGGCACGATGCGGATCGAGTCCGTCGAGCCCGACGGCGTCGGCATCGCCCTCCACTTCACGCGGCCGTTCCGGTCGAGCAGCCACGTCCGCTTCCTGCTGACGCCGGAGGGCGATCGGACGCGCGTCATCTGGCGGATGGAGAGCACGAAGACCTTCTTCAGCCGGTTCTTCAACCTGGACAAGCTGATCGGCCCGGACTTCGAGAAGGGACTCCGGCAGCTGCGGCAGCTGGTCGAGGGATGA
- a CDS encoding NUDIX hydrolase — protein MTLAPLLVSAVAVVRDRRVLMVTSRGRDVYYMPGGKIDPGETAAEAAAREAEEEVALALDPAALTELFEVRTQAHGEPDGRQVHMRVFRALTDAEPAPSGEVDAVHWVTTADAARCPPAGHAVLDRLAALHLID, from the coding sequence ATGACGCTCGCTCCGCTGCTGGTGTCGGCCGTCGCGGTGGTACGGGACCGGCGCGTGCTGATGGTGACCTCCCGCGGCCGCGACGTCTACTACATGCCGGGCGGCAAGATCGACCCCGGCGAGACCGCGGCCGAGGCGGCGGCACGGGAGGCGGAGGAGGAGGTCGCGCTCGCGCTGGACCCGGCCGCGCTGACCGAGCTGTTCGAGGTGCGGACGCAGGCCCACGGCGAGCCGGACGGCCGGCAGGTGCACATGCGCGTGTTCCGGGCTCTCACGGACGCCGAGCCGGCGCCGTCGGGGGAGGTGGACGCGGTGCACTGGGTGACGACCGCCGACGCGGCCCGCTGCCCGCCCGCCGGCCACGCCGTCCTCGACCGTCTGGCCGCCCTCCACCTCATCGACTGA
- a CDS encoding LacI family DNA-binding transcriptional regulator, translating to MSESGRAPGVREVAAAAGVSRQTVSRVLNDHASIRPETRERVLAAMAELNFRPNRAARMLTTARSRTIGVLASSASSLFGPASSIDAVEQAARDAGYFVTVAHAASLDPADLGAAVDHLGAQSVEGVIVIAPQRAVQEAMAAFSLEVPSVTLHGAGVAGDDGVFVDQLEGARLATRHLLSLGHTRIAHLSGPGDWSEARARRDGFVAELAAAGLEPVLSREGDWTAASGSAIGAELLEDPELTAVFSSNDQMALGLLHAARERGRRVPEELAVVGFDDIPEAAYFAPPLTTVRQDFRELGRRGVARLVALIEGRELAFDAPVAPVLVVRASA from the coding sequence GTGAGTGAGAGCGGGCGCGCGCCGGGCGTGCGGGAGGTCGCGGCCGCCGCGGGCGTCTCGCGGCAGACCGTGTCGCGCGTGCTCAACGACCATGCGAGCATCCGGCCCGAGACGCGGGAGCGGGTGCTGGCCGCGATGGCCGAGCTGAACTTCCGGCCGAACCGGGCCGCGCGCATGCTCACCACGGCGCGCTCGCGCACGATCGGCGTGCTGGCGTCGTCGGCGTCCTCGCTGTTCGGGCCGGCCTCCAGCATCGACGCCGTCGAGCAGGCGGCGCGCGACGCCGGGTACTTCGTGACCGTCGCGCACGCGGCCTCCCTCGATCCGGCGGACCTCGGCGCGGCCGTCGACCACCTCGGCGCGCAGTCGGTGGAGGGCGTCATCGTGATCGCCCCGCAGCGGGCGGTGCAGGAGGCCATGGCCGCGTTCTCCCTGGAGGTCCCGTCGGTCACCCTGCACGGCGCGGGGGTCGCGGGCGACGACGGCGTCTTCGTGGACCAGCTGGAGGGCGCGCGACTGGCGACCCGGCACCTGCTGTCGCTCGGACACACGCGCATCGCGCATCTCAGCGGACCCGGCGACTGGTCGGAGGCACGGGCCCGCCGCGACGGCTTCGTGGCCGAGCTGGCCGCGGCCGGGCTGGAGCCGGTGCTCTCGCGGGAGGGCGACTGGACCGCCGCGTCCGGCTCGGCGATCGGCGCGGAGCTGCTCGAAGACCCGGAGCTGACGGCAGTGTTCTCCTCCAACGACCAGATGGCGCTCGGGCTGCTGCACGCGGCGCGCGAGCGGGGACGGCGGGTGCCGGAGGAGCTGGCGGTCGTCGGCTTCGACGACATCCCGGAGGCCGCCTACTTCGCGCCCCCGCTGACGACCGTGCGGCAGGACTTCCGCGAGCTGGGTCGCCGCGGCGTCGCCCGCCTGGTCGCGCTCATCGAGGGCCGCGAGCTGGCGTTCGACGCGCCGGTGGCGCCCGTGCTGGTGGTGCGCGCCTCGGCCTGA